Proteins from a genomic interval of Watersipora subatra chromosome 10, tzWatSuba1.1, whole genome shotgun sequence:
- the LOC137405576 gene encoding sterol-4-alpha-carboxylate 3-dehydrogenase, decarboxylating-like, giving the protein MRRALVIGGAGFLGLHLVERLIKDGWVVRVFDMLPSWTAAVEVEYIRGDLCKFEDLRPALNEIETVFHCASPSPASNNKALFYLVNVTGTENVIRCCRYAKVKKLVLTSSASVLYEGLDIVNASEDMPYAKRPLDYYTETKAIQEQLVLEANSDTLYTTAIRPHGIFGPRDPQLVPITVDTARKGKLKFTIGNGKNMVDFTYVENVVHGHLLAEEHLEQVDGGKGVASGEVYHITNDEPVAFWDFLGKIVVGLGYSAPKYHLPYNLVYYIACLLSTIVWMISPFYCLKPTFTPSRVALAGTAHYYNCSKAKAQLGYRPLVDLNDAIQKTIRSYPHLHADSFIKRN; this is encoded by the exons ATGAGGAGAGCTTTAGTGATTGGTGGTGCAGGCTTCTTGGGCCTTCATCTTGTAGAGAGGCTGATCAAAGATGGCTGGGTGGTAAGAGTGTTCGATATGTTACCCTCTTGGACAGCGGCAGTGGAAGTAGAATATATCAGGGGGGATCTTTGCAAATTTGAG GACTTGCGGCCTGCTCTCAACGAGATAGAGACTGTGTTCCACTGTGCCTCTCCATCACCCGCATCAAACAACAAAGCActgttttatctagtaaatgtGACTGGCACAGAAAATGTCATCAGGTGCTGCCGATATGCTAAAGTGAAG AAACTAGTGTTGACCAGCAGTGCATCAGTTTTGTATGAAGGGCTGGATATCGTCAATGCCTCTGAGGACATGCCATACGCCAAACGACCTCTAGATTACTACACTGAGACGAAGGCTATCCAAGAGCAG TTAGTTTTGGAAGCCAACTCAGACACTCTCTACACAACAGCTATAAGACCTCATGGCATATTTGGTCCACGAGACCCCCAGCTGGTACCCATCACAGTAGATACAGCGAGAAAAGGAAAATTGAAATTCACCATCGG CAATGGTAAAAACATGGTAGACTTTACCTACGTTGAGAATGTGGTTCATGGACATTTGTTAGCCGAAGAACACCTTGAACAGGTCGATGGAGGCAAGGGCGTGGCTAGCGGTGAG GTTTATCATATCACAAACGATGAACCTGTAGCTTTCTGGGACTTTCTTGGAAAGATCGTAGTTGGTCTTGGCTACTCGGCTCCTAAGTATCACCTGCCATACAATCTAGTTTACTATATAG CTTGCCTTCTATCCACTATTGTTTGGATGATTAGCCCATTCTACTGTCTAAAGCCTACATTTACACCTTCTAGAGTGGCTTTGGCTGGCACGGCCCACTACTACAATTGTTCCAAAGCCAAGGCTCAACTAGG